Proteins encoded by one window of Dyella humicola:
- a CDS encoding PsiF family protein: MSSRISLMVASLALAFAASAAVAAPQAAAGSTPAKNSQQQRMTDCNKQATGKTGDDRKAFMSSCLKGESPAAPAAKQTQQEKMKACNADPQAKSLKGDARKSFMSTCLKGDAAPTAH; encoded by the coding sequence ATGTCTTCGCGTATAAGCCTGATGGTCGCCAGCCTCGCGCTGGCCTTTGCCGCTTCCGCTGCCGTTGCCGCACCGCAGGCTGCCGCCGGCAGCACACCCGCCAAGAACTCGCAGCAGCAGCGCATGACTGACTGCAACAAGCAGGCGACGGGTAAGACCGGTGACGATCGCAAAGCCTTCATGAGCAGTTGCCTGAAGGGCGAAAGCCCGGCCGCTCCCGCCGCCAAACAAACGCAGCAGGAGAAGATGAAGGCGTGCAACGCCGATCCGCAGGCCAAGTCACTCAAGGGCGACGCCCGCAAATCGTTTATGAGCACCTGCCTCAAGGGCGACGCCGCCCCAACGGCACATTGA
- the upp gene encoding uracil phosphoribosyltransferase, which translates to MKIVEVCHPLIQHKLGLMRRAGISTKEFRELASEVAALLTYEATKDLETIEQTIEGWAGPLTVHQIKGKKITIVPILRAGLGMLPGVLNLIPAAKVSVVGLQRDEETLKPITYYEKLTGRMDERIALIVDPMLATAGTLVATVDMLKAAGCKRIKGLFLVAAPEGLKRIEAAHPDIEIYTAAIDERLNVHGYILPGLGDAGDKIFGTKQLPAT; encoded by the coding sequence ATGAAAATCGTCGAAGTGTGCCACCCTCTCATCCAGCACAAACTCGGCCTGATGCGCCGTGCCGGCATCAGTACCAAGGAGTTTCGGGAGCTCGCGTCCGAGGTGGCAGCCCTGCTCACTTACGAGGCCACCAAGGATCTGGAAACGATCGAGCAGACCATCGAGGGCTGGGCCGGTCCGTTGACCGTGCACCAGATCAAGGGCAAGAAGATCACCATCGTGCCGATCCTTCGTGCAGGCCTGGGCATGCTGCCCGGCGTGCTCAACCTTATCCCAGCCGCGAAAGTCAGCGTGGTCGGCCTGCAGCGTGACGAGGAGACGCTCAAGCCGATCACCTATTACGAAAAGCTCACCGGCCGCATGGACGAGCGCATTGCACTGATCGTCGACCCGATGCTGGCCACTGCCGGCACCCTGGTCGCCACCGTCGACATGCTCAAGGCCGCCGGCTGCAAACGCATCAAGGGACTGTTTCTGGTGGCCGCGCCCGAAGGACTGAAGCGCATCGAAGCCGCCCATCCTGATATCGAGATCTACACGGCAGCCATCGACGAGCGGCTCAACGTGCACGGCTATATCCTGCCCGGCCTCGGTGATGCGGGTGACAAGATCTTCGGCACGAAGCAGTTGCCCGCCACATAA
- the ihfA gene encoding integration host factor subunit alpha, translating into MALTKAEMAERLFLEVGLNKREAKEFVDAYFEVVREALEKGEQVKLSGFGNFDLRQKNQRPGRNPKTGEEIPISARRVVTFRPGQKLKVRVEGYAGPRE; encoded by the coding sequence ATGGCGCTGACCAAAGCGGAGATGGCAGAGCGCCTTTTTCTCGAAGTGGGCCTCAACAAGCGTGAGGCAAAAGAATTCGTGGACGCTTATTTCGAAGTGGTCCGCGAAGCGTTGGAAAAGGGTGAGCAGGTCAAGCTGTCGGGTTTCGGCAATTTCGACCTGCGGCAGAAGAACCAGCGACCGGGGCGTAATCCCAAGACGGGTGAGGAAATTCCCATTTCCGCACGCCGCGTGGTGACGTTCCGACCGGGGCAGAAACTCAAGGTGCGAGTCGAGGGCTATGCTGGACCAAGGGAATAA
- a CDS encoding FAD-binding oxidoreductase → MTDTRLADLADRLPHLRLLTDPSDLEHYGRDWTRRWAPAPLAIALPAEVAEVQAIVRWANEHGVAVVPSGGRTGLSGGAVAANGELVLSLERMNRVLEFDAVDRTLSVQAGMTLHAVHEAAREQGLVYPVDFAARGSCSIGGNIATNAGGIRVIRYGNTREWIAGLSVVAGNGELLQLNRGLIKNSSGYDLRQLLIGSEGTLGVVVEATLRLTDPPPPSQVMLLALPTMEALMEVFALFRARLSLQAFEFFTDAALRHVLAHGAQRAMDGDHPYYVVTEFDADEAAQDAALAAFEQGMDGGWISDGVIAQSDAQAAALWRLREGITESLAPHRPYKNDISLRISVLPAFLHEMQGLLGREYPHFEVVWFGHIGDGNLHINVLRPADLPDTDFIAQCEHVTKLLADTLQRHGGSISAEHGIGLVKRAYLGSTRSEAEIALMRGVRQVFDPKGILNPGKLFS, encoded by the coding sequence ATGACTGACACTCGCTTGGCCGATCTTGCTGATCGACTGCCCCACCTGCGACTGCTGACCGACCCGTCCGATCTAGAGCACTACGGACGTGACTGGACCCGCCGTTGGGCACCCGCTCCGCTGGCCATCGCCTTGCCGGCCGAGGTGGCCGAGGTGCAGGCGATCGTCCGCTGGGCGAACGAGCATGGGGTGGCCGTGGTGCCTTCGGGTGGTCGTACGGGCCTGTCTGGCGGCGCGGTGGCGGCCAACGGCGAGCTGGTGCTGAGTCTGGAGCGGATGAATCGCGTGCTCGAATTCGACGCGGTGGACCGCACCCTCAGTGTGCAGGCCGGCATGACCCTGCATGCCGTCCATGAGGCGGCGCGGGAGCAGGGTCTGGTCTATCCGGTGGATTTCGCTGCGCGCGGCTCCTGCTCGATCGGCGGCAATATCGCCACCAATGCCGGTGGCATCCGCGTGATCCGATACGGCAATACGCGCGAGTGGATCGCCGGGCTGAGCGTAGTTGCCGGCAATGGCGAACTGCTGCAACTCAATCGCGGCTTGATCAAGAATTCTAGCGGCTATGACTTGCGCCAGTTGCTGATCGGTTCGGAAGGAACGCTGGGAGTCGTCGTCGAAGCCACCTTGCGACTGACGGATCCGCCGCCGCCGTCGCAAGTGATGCTGCTGGCCTTGCCGACCATGGAAGCCTTGATGGAGGTGTTCGCGCTGTTTCGCGCGCGCCTGTCGTTGCAGGCCTTCGAGTTCTTTACCGATGCCGCGCTAAGACATGTGCTGGCACATGGTGCGCAGCGCGCCATGGATGGCGATCATCCTTACTACGTGGTCACGGAATTCGATGCCGACGAAGCCGCCCAGGACGCGGCGTTGGCTGCATTTGAACAGGGCATGGATGGCGGTTGGATCAGCGACGGCGTGATTGCTCAAAGCGATGCACAGGCGGCAGCGCTATGGCGTCTGCGCGAAGGCATTACCGAAAGCTTGGCGCCGCATCGTCCGTACAAGAACGATATCTCGTTGCGCATCAGCGTATTGCCGGCCTTCCTGCACGAGATGCAGGGCTTGCTTGGGCGCGAATACCCGCACTTCGAGGTGGTGTGGTTCGGCCATATCGGCGACGGCAACCTGCACATCAACGTGCTGCGCCCGGCAGATCTGCCCGACACGGATTTCATTGCCCAGTGCGAGCACGTCACCAAGCTGCTGGCCGATACCTTGCAGCGCCACGGCGGCAGCATTTCTGCCGAGCATGGCATCGGATTGGTCAAGCGAGCCTATCTGGGGAGCACGCGCAGTGAGGCGGAGATCGCACTGATGCGTGGTGTGCGGCAGGTGTTTGACCCGAAGGGCATTCTCAATCCGGGCAAGTTGTTCAGTTGA
- a CDS encoding methyl-accepting chemotaxis protein: MLKLTKWIPMLTLRKRLLLRLLSILGLLALTCAAGIVQLRRADTRIEGLVQGSLSPVADVGRVQNDYNSSLQVLVHAVLSQLPSAVDDAHTRIHADRVDAERHWKQLLTSELAREQAQSLRLTEVHRAEADRAIDETLALLDAGQFDIGALKLSTEVQPAYEPLQSDFANLFQAALAKGNSQVQAQRQADRQGMILLFALLVMALLSTIVLDGTLMRSLMKRLNLATDIAQRIASGTLGERFDAGLNDELGKLLRALASMDEQLTRVLTQVRTSARSVDERAHRLSHDNLALSQRTQAQAASLEQTAASMEHMASKAIQGADHADGAAHAAREALGHVEQGRRVAGEALDSMHAIQQASRGITEIVDLVDSIAFQTNLLSLNAAIEAAQAGERGRGFAVVANEVRLLARRCVEAGKDIRGLVINSTEAVDVARARVALSGEALDGIVQSMARVSGLVSQISDAGQAQVSGVAQVNRSVLDMDKVTQANAGLVDDINMTGRALSTDAEALMRQVAFFRLPDAVEGTYEQAHEAPPPPAVKHTHQVPAAA; this comes from the coding sequence ATGCTCAAGCTGACCAAGTGGATTCCCATGCTGACGCTGCGCAAGCGCCTGCTGCTGCGCCTGTTATCCATCCTCGGATTGCTCGCACTGACCTGCGCCGCAGGCATCGTGCAACTGCGTCGTGCCGACACGCGCATCGAAGGGTTGGTGCAGGGCTCGCTCAGTCCGGTTGCCGACGTCGGCCGCGTGCAGAACGACTACAACAGCAGCCTGCAGGTGTTGGTACATGCGGTGTTGTCGCAACTCCCCTCCGCCGTCGACGATGCGCACACACGCATCCATGCCGACCGCGTCGATGCGGAGCGTCATTGGAAGCAGTTGCTCACGAGCGAGCTGGCACGGGAACAGGCCCAATCGTTGAGGCTGACCGAGGTGCATCGTGCGGAAGCCGATCGCGCCATCGACGAAACGCTGGCCTTGCTCGACGCAGGCCAGTTCGACATCGGCGCGCTGAAACTCAGTACGGAAGTACAACCGGCCTACGAACCGCTGCAAAGCGACTTTGCCAACCTGTTCCAGGCTGCACTGGCCAAAGGCAACAGCCAGGTACAGGCGCAACGCCAGGCGGATCGCCAGGGCATGATCCTGCTGTTCGCCCTGCTCGTGATGGCGCTGCTTTCCACCATCGTGCTCGATGGCACCCTCATGCGCAGCCTGATGAAGCGCCTGAACCTGGCCACCGACATCGCGCAGCGCATCGCTTCCGGCACCCTCGGCGAACGATTCGATGCCGGCCTGAATGACGAACTGGGCAAGCTGCTGCGGGCACTGGCCTCGATGGACGAGCAGCTCACGCGGGTGCTGACGCAAGTCCGCACCAGCGCCCGTTCAGTGGACGAACGCGCGCATCGCCTGTCGCACGACAACCTGGCGCTGAGCCAGCGCACCCAGGCGCAGGCTGCCAGCCTCGAACAGACCGCCGCCTCGATGGAACACATGGCGAGCAAGGCCATACAGGGCGCCGACCACGCCGATGGCGCCGCTCATGCGGCACGCGAAGCGCTGGGACATGTGGAACAGGGGCGCCGTGTGGCCGGCGAAGCGCTGGACTCCATGCACGCGATTCAGCAAGCCAGTCGTGGCATTACAGAGATCGTCGACCTGGTGGACAGCATCGCCTTCCAGACCAACCTGCTCTCGCTCAACGCTGCCATTGAAGCGGCGCAGGCCGGCGAGCGCGGCCGTGGTTTCGCGGTGGTGGCTAATGAAGTGCGCTTGCTGGCGCGGCGCTGCGTAGAGGCGGGCAAGGATATCCGTGGCTTGGTCATCAACAGCACGGAAGCCGTCGATGTGGCACGGGCACGTGTCGCGCTATCCGGCGAGGCGCTGGACGGCATCGTGCAAAGCATGGCGCGCGTATCAGGGCTGGTTTCGCAGATTTCCGATGCCGGCCAGGCGCAGGTCAGTGGCGTCGCCCAGGTCAATCGCAGCGTGCTCGACATGGACAAGGTCACGCAGGCGAACGCCGGCCTGGTGGACGACATCAACATGACGGGCCGCGCGCTCAGCACCGACGCCGAGGCGTTGATGCGCCAGGTGGCCTTCTTCCGCCTTCCCGATGCTGTGGAAGGCACTTACGAGCAGGCGCACGAGGCGCCGCCCCCACCTGCAGTGAAGCACACGCATCAGGTCCCTGCGGCGGCCTGA
- a CDS encoding MerR family transcriptional regulator, which yields MLDQGNNTELPAIPAKRYFTIGEVSELCGVKPHVLRYWEQEFPALNPVKRRGNRRYYQRHDVLMIRQIRGLLYDEGFTITGARARLEGPQARMESSISHQIVRQVRMELEEVLSLLRR from the coding sequence ATGCTGGACCAAGGGAATAACACCGAACTTCCGGCCATTCCGGCAAAGCGCTACTTCACCATCGGTGAGGTCAGCGAACTGTGCGGCGTGAAGCCCCACGTGCTGCGCTACTGGGAGCAGGAATTTCCCGCGCTCAATCCGGTCAAGCGCCGCGGCAACCGTCGCTATTACCAGCGCCACGACGTGCTGATGATCCGACAAATCCGCGGCCTGCTCTACGACGAAGGCTTCACCATCACCGGTGCGCGTGCCCGTCTGGAAGGGCCGCAGGCGCGCATGGAGTCGAGCATTTCCCACCAGATCGTGCGCCAGGTGCGCATGGAACTGGAAGAAGTGCTGTCTTTGCTACGTCGCTGA
- the serA gene encoding phosphoglycerate dehydrogenase produces the protein MKTSFPKQDIKVLLLEGVSRSAVESFHRAGYSQIEFHEKALPEAELKARIADAHIVGIRSRTHLTDEVLQQAKRLIAVGCFCIGTNQVDLGAARRLGVPVFNAPYSNTRSVAELVIAEAIMLLRGIPQKNALCHRGGWTKSAAGSFEARDKVLGIVGYGHIGTQVGVLAESLGMRVIFHDIESKLSLGNARAADSLEDLLERADVVTLHVPETTATRMMIGPDELARMRPGSLLINASRGTVVDIDALAASLRSGHLIGAAVDVFPVEPKGNDDAFVSPLVGMDNVILTPHIGGSTLEAQDNIGIEVASKLVRYSDNGSTLSAVNFPEVSLPEHPHSRRLLHIHRNVPGTLSRINELFSSGNINIDAQFLQTDSEVGYVVIDVAADEKQSGLLKDQLAAIPGTLRSRVLY, from the coding sequence ATGAAGACCTCGTTCCCGAAACAAGACATCAAGGTGCTCCTGCTGGAAGGCGTCAGCCGCAGCGCCGTGGAAAGCTTCCACCGCGCCGGCTACAGCCAGATCGAATTCCATGAAAAGGCGTTGCCGGAAGCCGAACTGAAGGCGCGCATTGCGGACGCCCATATCGTGGGCATCCGCTCACGCACCCACCTTACCGATGAGGTACTTCAGCAGGCTAAACGGCTGATCGCCGTCGGCTGCTTCTGCATCGGTACCAACCAGGTGGATCTGGGCGCAGCACGCCGGCTGGGCGTGCCGGTGTTCAATGCCCCTTACTCCAACACGCGCAGCGTGGCCGAACTGGTGATCGCCGAAGCCATCATGCTGTTGCGCGGCATCCCGCAGAAAAATGCGCTATGCCACCGCGGCGGCTGGACCAAGTCTGCCGCCGGCAGCTTCGAGGCACGCGACAAGGTGCTCGGTATCGTCGGCTACGGCCATATCGGCACCCAGGTCGGCGTGCTGGCCGAAAGCTTAGGGATGCGCGTGATCTTCCACGACATCGAATCCAAGCTGTCGCTGGGCAATGCGCGGGCCGCCGACAGCCTGGAAGATCTGCTTGAACGTGCCGACGTGGTCACCCTGCACGTGCCGGAAACCACGGCGACACGCATGATGATCGGCCCCGATGAATTGGCGCGGATGCGCCCGGGCTCATTGCTGATCAACGCATCGCGTGGCACCGTGGTCGATATCGACGCCCTGGCTGCTTCGCTGCGTTCCGGCCATCTCATCGGCGCTGCCGTGGATGTGTTCCCAGTAGAGCCTAAAGGCAACGACGACGCCTTCGTCTCGCCGCTGGTCGGCATGGACAACGTGATCCTTACGCCGCACATTGGCGGCAGCACGCTGGAGGCACAGGACAATATCGGCATCGAGGTGGCAAGCAAGCTGGTGCGCTACAGCGACAACGGCTCGACGTTGTCGGCGGTGAACTTCCCCGAAGTCTCGCTGCCCGAACACCCGCACAGCCGCCGCCTGCTGCACATCCATCGCAACGTGCCGGGTACGCTCTCGCGCATCAACGAACTGTTCTCGAGCGGCAATATCAACATCGACGCCCAGTTCCTGCAAACCGACAGCGAAGTCGGCTATGTGGTGATCGATGTGGCCGCCGACGAAAAGCAGTCGGGCTTGCTCAAGGACCAACTGGCCGCCATCCCCGGCACACTGCGTAGTCGCGTGCTGTACTGA
- a CDS encoding YncE family protein, with translation MQRHLRSALAATLFVFCASHAVAAPKPADFRVLSRLQLGGPGGWDYLNFDATRRHLFVTRGDRVLVIDVDKNKLYAAIPDTQGVHGVAIAQDLKRGYTSNGKNATVTVFDLDTLATVATVTGTGEKPDAILYDPASKHVLTFNGKSNSVSVIDTKSNTVVGTIPLAGKPEFAATDESGHVYVNIEDRAELVQIDTKTNAVAASWPLGSCQSPSGLAIDTKKHRLFSVCDNQQMAVVDARSGRVVAIVPIGEGPDAVVFDRGTSTVFSSNGESGTITAVHQDDADHYSVTATIPTQPSARTLALDPKLHRLYLSAAQFDAAPAPDGGKRAMVPDSFTVLTVGSP, from the coding sequence ATGCAAAGACATCTCCGCAGCGCGCTGGCCGCGACACTATTCGTGTTCTGCGCCTCCCACGCCGTGGCTGCGCCAAAGCCCGCAGACTTCCGCGTGTTGTCGCGCCTGCAGCTCGGCGGCCCCGGTGGTTGGGATTACCTGAACTTCGACGCCACCCGCCGCCACCTCTTCGTCACGCGCGGCGACCGTGTGCTGGTGATCGACGTGGACAAGAACAAGCTCTACGCCGCGATTCCCGACACCCAGGGCGTGCATGGTGTGGCCATCGCCCAGGACCTCAAGCGCGGTTACACCAGCAATGGCAAGAACGCCACGGTGACCGTGTTCGACCTGGATACGCTGGCCACCGTGGCCACGGTGACCGGCACGGGCGAGAAGCCCGATGCGATCCTCTACGATCCTGCCTCGAAGCATGTGCTCACCTTCAACGGCAAGAGCAATTCGGTCAGCGTGATCGATACCAAGAGCAACACGGTGGTCGGCACGATTCCGCTGGCTGGAAAGCCCGAGTTCGCGGCAACCGATGAGTCAGGGCACGTCTACGTGAACATTGAAGATCGCGCCGAGCTGGTGCAGATCGACACCAAGACCAATGCCGTGGCCGCCAGCTGGCCGCTGGGTTCGTGCCAGTCGCCCAGCGGCCTGGCCATCGACACGAAGAAGCATCGCCTGTTCTCGGTCTGCGACAACCAGCAGATGGCCGTGGTCGATGCGCGCAGTGGGCGTGTGGTGGCCATCGTGCCGATCGGCGAGGGTCCGGACGCCGTCGTGTTCGACCGGGGCACCTCGACCGTCTTTAGCTCCAACGGCGAGAGCGGCACCATCACCGCGGTGCACCAAGACGATGCGGATCACTACAGCGTGACCGCGACCATTCCCACCCAGCCCAGCGCGCGCACGCTGGCCCTCGATCCGAAGCTGCACCGCCTGTACCTGTCGGCGGCCCAGTTCGATGCGGCCCCGGCGCCGGATGGCGGCAAGCGGGCAATGGTTCCGGACAGCTTCACCGTGTTGACGGTGGGCAGCCCGTAA
- the pip gene encoding prolyl aminopeptidase: MPQALRSLYPEIEPYDSGMLKVSDLHTLYYEQSGNPNGKPVVFLHGGPGGGTNPKCRRFFDPAVYRIVLFDQRGCGKSTPHAELTDNTTWHLVNDIERVRTHLGIDRWQVFGGSWGSTLALAYAQTHPDRVTELVLRGIFMLRRWELEWFYQKGCDALYPDAWESFLHAIPEAERGDLMSAYHRRLISTDPQVRVNAARAWSVWEGATSYLWQDTSYIESSAEDEFALAFARIECHYFVHGGFFEHDDQLLRNVDRIRKIPAVIVQGRYDVVCPMRSAWDLHRAWPEADLRIVQDAGHSAFEPGNISGLIEATDRFGR, translated from the coding sequence ATGCCGCAGGCACTTCGTTCGCTGTATCCCGAGATCGAGCCGTATGACAGCGGCATGCTCAAGGTATCGGACCTGCACACGCTGTATTACGAGCAGAGCGGCAACCCGAACGGCAAGCCGGTGGTGTTCCTGCACGGCGGCCCCGGCGGCGGTACCAATCCGAAGTGTCGCCGCTTTTTCGATCCGGCGGTCTACCGCATCGTGTTGTTCGACCAGCGCGGCTGTGGCAAGTCCACTCCGCACGCCGAGCTGACCGACAACACCACCTGGCACTTGGTCAACGATATCGAGCGCGTTCGCACGCATCTCGGCATCGATCGCTGGCAGGTGTTCGGTGGTTCATGGGGTTCGACGTTGGCTCTCGCGTATGCGCAGACGCATCCCGATCGCGTCACCGAACTCGTGTTGCGCGGCATCTTCATGCTGCGTCGCTGGGAGCTCGAGTGGTTCTACCAGAAGGGTTGCGATGCGCTGTATCCGGACGCGTGGGAGTCCTTTCTCCATGCGATTCCGGAAGCTGAGCGCGGCGACTTGATGAGTGCGTATCATCGCCGCCTCATCAGTACGGACCCACAGGTGCGCGTGAACGCTGCACGCGCCTGGTCGGTATGGGAGGGCGCCACCAGCTACCTGTGGCAGGACACTTCGTATATCGAGTCCAGTGCCGAAGACGAGTTCGCGCTGGCCTTCGCGCGCATCGAATGCCATTACTTCGTGCATGGCGGCTTCTTCGAACACGATGACCAGCTGCTGCGCAATGTCGATCGTATTCGCAAGATTCCCGCGGTGATCGTGCAAGGCCGCTACGACGTGGTGTGCCCGATGCGCAGCGCATGGGATCTGCATCGCGCCTGGCCGGAGGCGGATCTGCGCATTGTGCAGGATGCCGGTCATTCGGCCTTCGAGCCCGGCAATATCTCGGGGCTGATCGAGGCCACGGATCGTTTCGGCCGCTGA
- a CDS encoding EAL domain-containing protein encodes MLERALAAGSLTPVFQPLVRLDTLEVVAHEGLSRCAFMPGNFSILDLLDLARLEGRLADVELHAARTICRAFATHPGVGRILVNLSAQAILHDALPPDEVLFALTGSGLDPARITIEVTERDVVESPARLAHALGYLRAHGIRIALDDFGNGHSSFEMWNEIHPDVVKIDRYLIHGLSRSAGRLAIVRALCQVAETLGTDLVAEGVEDPADLRLLRELGIPYAQGFLIGRPIAAPVTEVSDDARKILRTPSVAVPPRPRGPVTQRPTQVRHLLMEAPSVHPRQTNDEVMALFVVHPELHAVAVVKDGHPIGLINRRLVNERMAQPFARELLARKSCTALMNAAPLVCDEHRSLESLADVLRGEDQRYLSDGFIVTSDGKYRGLGTGEALVRRVSELRIDAARHANPLTFLPGNIPTTEHMERLLSGSERFVVVHVDLTDFKPFNDHYGYSRGDEMIRLLSSLLSEHVDPALDFVGHIGGDDFVVLFQSEDWAARCHSVIDAFNSRSPHLFDEVDRVRGGLRGKDRRGMPQFFPFTTVVMGAVQLSPPLPQRAQSIAAFAARAKRQAKRANVGLHVLARVTAPMVTATP; translated from the coding sequence ATGCTCGAGCGCGCACTCGCAGCAGGGAGTCTCACGCCGGTATTCCAGCCGCTGGTGCGCCTGGACACGCTGGAAGTCGTCGCGCACGAGGGACTCAGTCGTTGCGCTTTCATGCCTGGCAACTTCTCCATCCTCGATCTGCTGGATCTCGCGCGCTTGGAGGGGCGGCTGGCAGACGTCGAGTTACACGCAGCACGCACGATCTGCCGTGCCTTCGCCACCCACCCCGGTGTTGGCCGCATCCTGGTCAACCTCAGCGCCCAGGCGATCCTGCACGATGCGTTGCCTCCCGACGAGGTTCTGTTCGCCCTGACCGGTAGCGGCTTGGACCCCGCGCGCATCACCATCGAAGTGACCGAACGCGACGTCGTGGAAAGCCCCGCGCGCCTGGCGCATGCGTTGGGCTATCTGCGTGCGCATGGCATTCGAATTGCGCTCGACGATTTCGGTAATGGCCATTCCAGCTTCGAAATGTGGAACGAGATCCATCCGGACGTCGTCAAAATTGACCGCTACCTGATCCACGGCCTGTCACGCAGCGCGGGAAGGTTGGCCATCGTCCGCGCGCTCTGCCAGGTCGCCGAAACGCTTGGCACCGATCTGGTCGCCGAAGGTGTGGAGGATCCGGCGGATCTGCGCCTGCTACGCGAACTCGGCATCCCCTACGCGCAGGGCTTCCTGATCGGCAGGCCCATCGCCGCGCCGGTGACCGAGGTCAGCGACGATGCGCGAAAGATTCTGCGCACGCCTTCAGTGGCGGTGCCGCCCCGGCCACGCGGCCCGGTGACGCAGCGCCCTACTCAGGTGCGTCACCTGCTGATGGAGGCACCGTCGGTGCATCCGCGACAGACCAACGACGAGGTGATGGCGCTATTTGTCGTCCACCCGGAACTGCACGCCGTGGCCGTGGTGAAGGACGGCCATCCGATTGGCCTGATCAATCGTCGGTTGGTCAACGAACGCATGGCGCAACCTTTTGCCCGCGAGCTGCTGGCGCGCAAATCGTGTACGGCGCTGATGAATGCGGCGCCGCTGGTGTGCGATGAGCACCGCAGCCTGGAAAGCCTCGCAGACGTTCTGCGTGGTGAAGACCAACGCTATCTGAGCGACGGCTTTATCGTCACCAGCGATGGCAAGTATCGCGGCCTCGGCACCGGCGAGGCCTTGGTGCGCCGCGTGAGCGAGTTGCGCATCGACGCCGCAAGGCATGCCAACCCATTGACGTTTCTTCCCGGCAATATCCCCACGACCGAACATATGGAGCGCCTGCTCAGCGGTAGTGAGCGCTTCGTGGTGGTGCATGTGGATTTGACTGACTTCAAGCCATTCAACGATCACTACGGCTACTCGCGCGGCGACGAGATGATCCGGCTGTTGTCCAGCCTCCTCAGCGAGCATGTCGATCCCGCGCTCGACTTCGTGGGGCATATCGGCGGCGACGATTTCGTGGTGCTGTTTCAGAGTGAAGACTGGGCTGCGCGCTGTCACTCCGTCATCGATGCCTTCAACTCGCGCTCTCCCCACCTGTTCGACGAGGTTGACAGGGTGCGCGGCGGACTGCGCGGCAAGGATCGTCGCGGCATGCCGCAGTTCTTTCCTTTCACCACGGTGGTCATGGGGGCGGTACAGCTGTCGCCGCCGCTGCCACAACGCGCGCAGTCCATTGCGGCCTTCGCTGCACGCGCCAAGCGACAGGCGAAGCGCGCGAACGTTGGCCTGCATGTACTCGCGCGCGTGACGGCACCCATGGTCACGGCGACGCCGTAA